The Sphaerisporangium siamense genome includes the window AAGGGCTCCGTTGTGGGCGCCGGGATTCGCGGGGCTGCGTCCCGCCGACGCGGTGTGGGAGGTGAAGAGCATGCGGGAGGAGGTGGGATCTACTCGCGATGGTCGGGGTGTGCGTCTGGGCGGCTTTGTGACGGAGCGCCTCCCCACTGGCAGCCCCTCCCCCACGAATAGCCACAACGAACACGATCAAGCGCGAGGAAGGGCTGGGATGCACGCCAGTGACCTTTCAACCGTCGCGCGCAGGCACCACAAGGTCTGACCGCACACGGTCCTCCCGCCGTCTGACCGCACACGGTCCTCGCGCGGTCCTCGCACGGTCTCGCCCCTCACAGAGCTCACGCGGTCTCGCCGCGGGCGGTCCCGCGCGGCTCGCTGTGCGCGCTGTTATGGGTGGGATCGCGGCGCCCGGCCGCGATGGCGCCGCACGGGTGGGGTCAACACACCTCAACCGTCCCAGTAACACCTCTCAGCCCGCGTCCCAGGAGCGGCCACGGCGAATGTCGGCTCCGGCTGAATACTGACCCTGTGGTTCCGCGTGAATGTTGACCCACCCCGTGATGATCATGAGGTGTTGAGCGTGGAGGACTGGGCAGAGATCCGCCGGTTGCACCGGGGTGAGGGGATGGCGATCCGTGCGATCGCTCGCCGGTTGGGGATCTCGAAGAACACGGTGAAGAAGGCGCTGGGCTGTCATCAGCCGCCGCGGTATGAGCGGGTGGCCAGGGGTTCGATTGTGGATGCGGTGGAACCGCAGATCAGGGTGCTTTTGGCGGAGTTCCCGGCGATGCCATCGACAGTGATCATGGAGCGGGTGGGGTGGACGCGCGGCAGATCGGTGATCTTTGATCGCATCGCGCAGCTCAGACCGTTGTTCCAGCCGGTCGATCCAGCGTCGCGCACGGAGTATCAGCCGGGTGAGCTGGCGCAATGCGATCTGTGGTTTCCCGCGGTGCAGGTGCCGCTGGGCTTTGGGCAGGCCGGTCGCCCGCCGGTGCTGGTCATGGTGAGCGGCTACTCGCGCATCATCGCCGCGCGGATGCTGCCCTCGCGGCAGAGCCCTGATCTTCTTGCCGGGCATTGGGCGCTGATCAGTGAGTGGGGGCGGGCGCCCAAGGCGCTGGTGTGGGACAACGAGGCAGCGGTCGGGCAGTGGCGTGGCGGCAAGCCGCAGCTGACCGAGACGATGAACGCGTTCCGGAGGACACTGGGCCTGAAGGTGATCCAGTGCAGGCCTGCCGATCCCGAGGCCAAGGGCCTGGTCGAGCGGGCCAACGGCTATCTGGAGACCTCGTTTCTGCCCGGCCGCAGCTTCACCGGCCCGCATGATTTCAACACCCAGCTCGCCCAGTGGCTGGTGCGTGCCAACCAGCGCATCCACCGCAGGCTGCACTGCCGGCCCGCCGATCGCTGGCAGGCAGACCACCAAGCGATGCTGGAGCTGCCGCCGGTGCCTCCGGTCACCGGATGGCGTCACACCACCCGGCTGCCCAGAGACCATTACGTGCGGCTGGACTCCAACGACTACTCCGTCCATCCAGGGGTGATCGGCCGCAGAATCGAGGTGGTGGCCGACCTGGAGCACATCACCGTCACCTGCCAGGGACAGCCGGTCGCCCGGCATGAGCGGTGCTGGGCCGATCACCAGACCATCACCGACCCCGCCCACGCCGCCGCAGCGGCCCAGCTGCGCAAGACTCACCGCGCACCGGCCTCCTGCCCGGCCGAACTGCAGGTCGAGCAGCGCGCGCTGACCGACTACGACCGGATGTTCGGCCTGATCGGCGACGACCGGGAAGGGGCCGCCTGATGACCGGCCACAACGCCACCAGCCGCAACACCACCGGCGCCAGCCGCAATCTGGCCGGCGAGATCGCCTACCTCACCCGGGCGTTGAAGGCCCCCTCGCTGGCGGGCGCGGTGGAACGCCTGGCCGAACGAGCCCGCGATCAAGGCTGGTCACACGAGGAGTTCCTGGCCGCCTGCCTGCAACGCGAGGTCGCAGCACGCGAATCCCACGGCGGCGAGGGACGCATCCGCGCGGCGCGGTTCCCCGCCCGCAAATCGCTGGAGGAGTTCGACTTCGATCACCAGCGCTCCCTCAAACGAGACACCATCACCCACCTGGGCACCCTGGACTTCATCACCGGCAAGGAGAACATGGTGTTCCTCGGCCCGCCCGGCACCGGCAAAACCCACCTGTCCATCGGCATCGGGCTACGAGCCTGCCAGGCCGGACACCGCGTCGCCTTCGCCACCGCCGCCGAATGGGTCGCCCGCCTGGCCGACGCCCACCACGCCGGCCGCCTGCAAGACGAACTCATCAAGCTGGGCCGCATCCCGCTGCTCATCATCGACGAAGTCGGCTACATCCCCTTCGAGGCCGAAGCCGCCAACCTGTTCTTCCAGCTGGTCTCCTCCCGCTACGAACGGGCCAGCCTGATCGTCACCAGCAACAAACCCTTCGGCCGCTGGGGCGAGGTCTTCGGCGACGACGTCGTGGCCGCGGCCATGATCGACCGCCTGGTCCACCACGCCGAAGTGATCAGCATGAAAGGAGACAGCTACCGCCTCAAAGACCGAGACCTCGGCCGTGTCCCCCCGGCCGGCAAGACCAACGACTAGAACAACCCGGGTGGGTCAACATTCACCCGGAACAGGTGGGTCACAATTCGACCGGTGTTGACAGCGAACGCCGGCCAAAGCGCAAGGAACGACCGGGAATCGAAAAGGAGTCAGCGCGGGCGTCTTCGAGTCCGGTCGAGCGCCGGTGCGCGATCTAACAGCTCTTATAGAAGAACTTATATAAGAGGTGACATGTTTCCTTAGGGTCCCCCTGGCCACGTGCGAAGAACCATCGCAGGGACACTGTGAGAGAGGCCGTCCCCGAAGATGGACGGCACTCGGACGCCTACCGAAGGGACCAGGGACGCCGATGAGCGCCGATGTGGCATGGACGCCGCCCGAGCCGGCCGACGCCGAGCAGGCGTGCCCGATCGGTCCGGCCGTGGAGGTGGTGTTCAGCCGCTGGACCACGCCGATCCTGTGGACCCTGGACCGCCACGGCCGTCAGCGTTTCGTCGAGTTGCAGGGACGCCTGCCGTCCATCACCCCGAAGGTCCTGACCGACACCCTGCGCCGCATGGAACGTGACGGCGTCATCACCCGCACCTACCACCCAGAGGTCCCGCCACGCGTCGAGTACGAGATCAGCGACCTCGGCCGCACTCTAGCTCCCTTGTTCGCCCACCTGAACCAGTGGGCCACGGCCAACATGTCCAAGGTCGATCAGTCCCGCCACGCCTACGACACCCGACCGCCCCGCTGAAAGCCCACCCAGTCGCCCCCACCACCCCTCACGGCGTGACCTCGAACCACACCGTCCGCCCCCCGCCACCGTCCGCCCACCCCCACGCCGAGGACAGCTCCCGCACGAGCCACAGACCGCGCCCGCCTTCACTCAGCGGATCCACCTGCACCGGAACCGGCGGAATCGCACCGGGCGCCCCTTCATCGATCACCTCGACCCGAACAGACTTCCCGTCGTCGTACACCTTGAGGCTCACCACCCCACCGGGCCTGCGCCCCGAGGCCGAGTGCGCCACGGCGTTCGCGACGAGCTCGCCGACCAGAAGCTCGACGTCGTCCATGCCGGTACGCCCGGCCGCCATGAGCAGCCCCCGCACGTAAACCCGCGCGAGCGACACCGACCCGGCCCGCCCGAGAAGTTCGACGGCGCCCAGCAGATCGCGCACTTTCACAGAGATTCCTCCGGATCCTCGTCGGGTTGAGAGATCGGCATGTCTCTGCTCAAACGCGGACTGGGCATCACAGCGTCTCTCACCGCATGTTATTCGGCCCTCCAATCGTGCGGTCATCCGATAGTTTTGATGATGCAAATAGGCCCACTGTCCCACCACATTCATGGTGAGACAGGCGCTGTATTTGTAAGACCAGGTGAGACCACGGAGAAAAGCGACATGCCCAACCCAATCCAAATCAATCCGGACGAGTCACCACAAGCGCGTTTCGCCTATGAATTGCGGCGGCATCGACTCCAAGCAGGGTGGACGCAGTTGCACCTGTCGCAGATGCTGACCGTGTCGGTCAGCATGGTCGGAATGCTCGAAACGTCCAGGCGGCGACCTGACAGAAGGTTCGCGGAAGCGTGCGACAAGATATTCAGATTGGACGGAGTATTCGTCGAGCTATGGAAACAGACCAGATGGGAGAGCGCGCCCGAGCACTTCCGGGACTTCGCCGCGGCGGAGGCTCAGGCGTCCGTGCTCCAGGTCTGGGATCCTCTTCTGATTCCAGGACTCTTCCAAGTCGAGCCGTACGCCCGGCGAATCTTCGAGGACGAGCCAGGGATCGCCGCCGAGACGGTCGATCAACGGGTGGCCAACCGCCTTCAACGTCAGGCCATGCTCACCAGTAAGAAGGCCCCCATGGTGTACAGCCTCATAGACGAAGGAGTACTCCACCGGCCTTTGGGCGGTGCGGACATCATGAGTGAGCAACTGGCATGGCTGCTGAAGATGGCGGAGCTTCCGCGAGTCACCATCCAGATCGTCCCGTATACCTCCTGGTCCACACTCGGCCTCCAGGCATCCTTCACCGTCGCCGAACAACGTGGTACCCCGCACAGCGCGTACGTCGAGAGTGCGCCCCGAGGACTGACGATAGAAAACCGTGAGACCATAGCGGCATTAGTAGGGCGTTTCGACGCCTTACGAGCAGCGGCCCTCCCACAGAACCTGTCCCTCGACATCATCAAGGATGTGATGGCGCAATGGATCTGACCGGAGCGAAGTGGCGTAAGTCCTCATGGTCCAGCGGCGACGGCGGAACCTGCGTGGAGGTGGCCGCCAACCTGCCAGGGCTCGTCGCCGTGCGGGACAGCAAGAACCCCTTGGGCCCCGCCCTTACCTTCTCCCATATCGAATGGCACGCCTTCTTGCACGCGGCGAAGGCCGGGGACGTCTGACGGAATCAGGCTCTGGTGGGTGACAGGGTCACCCACCAGGTTTCCAGGTCGTCGTAGGGCTCGTGGTCGAGGGAGAGGCCGCCGGTTCGGTGGGCTATGGAGCGTAGTTCGGTGACGGCGGGGTCGGTTTCCAGGTCTTCCGGGTCCAGGGGGTTGCTCAGGAGCATGTGGGGGCCCAGGGAGTACCAGTCGGCGATCAGTTCGTGGTCGGATCGGGCTTCGGCGGCGCGAGCGACGGCGGCGACGGCTTCCACCAGGGGTACGCGGCGGGGTGCGGCGGCGTCGTCACCGGTGAGGAGTCCCGCGTCGGACATGCGACGCCACAGATCGGTGCCGGCGTCGCAGTAGAGGTACGGGGGATCGACGTACCCGTCCTCCAGCCAGGTCTCGTAGCCGTCGAAGTCGTCGTCGTCCTCGTCGAAGTCCCGCAGCGCGGTGAACTCGTCCAGGGCGTCGAAGTACCCTCGCCGCTCGGCGTAGTCGGGGTGCCGTTCCAGGGGGAACCGGTAGGTGTAGCCGCGCCGGAGCAGGATGTCCATGACCCGGAAGTGCGTGAACGAGCAGTCGTACCGATCCTGGAAGCGGTACAGCGCGGCAACCTGGTCGCGGACGCGCGGGTCGGGGTCAGGGCAGTGGGCGTCCAGGACGCGGATCGAATCCGCGACCAGATCCTCGATCAGGTGCATCGACATCTCTGGACTCCCGGTCGACGCTGTGGCTTGGCGTTGCGAATCTACTGGATGCGTCCGCTTCGTCCCCGGGTGATCTCGTGGCCCTGCCGGGCGATGACGGCAGGCGGACAAGGTCTCTTCCCTGGTCATGAGCGATCGCCGGTCGGGGAGCCGGGTCGGCCGGGATCCGGCGTTGACAACATGCAGGTAAATACCTGCATAATGGCCGCGTGAGCCTCGAAGCGAGAGCGATGGACGCGGTCTTCAAAGCGCTGGCCGATCCCACCCGGCGACTCCTGCTCGACCGTCTGCGTGAGCACAACGGCCAGACGCTGAGCGAGCTGTGCGAACGCCTGAACATGGCGCGCCAGTCGGCGACGCAGCACCTCGACGTCCTTCAGCGGGCCAACCTCGTGACCGTCGTGCGACGCGGACGGGAACGGCTCCATTACCTCAATCCGGCACCCATCCACGAGATCGAGGAGCGCTGGATCTCGGAGTTCGACAGGCCCCGCCTGCGAGCGATCAGCGCCATCAAGAACCAGGCAGAGGAGTACGCCATGACCAGCGGAACCACGACCGTGCCGTCCTACGTCTACGTCACCTACATCCGCGCCGGCGCGGAGCAGGTCTGGCAGGCCCTGACGGACGCCGACCTCACGGCTCGCTACTGGGCACACGCCAACGTCTCGGACTGGCAGGCCGGCTCGACCTGGGAGCACCGCCGCGTCGACGGCTCAGGCGTCGTCGACGTCGTCGGCAAGGTGATCACGACCGAGCCTCCGACGCGCCTGGTCATCACCTTCGAGGACTCCCCCGACCTGGAATCGCCGAGAGAGCCGTCGGTCGTCACCTTCCTCATCGAACCGCACGAGGACATCGTCCGCCTGACCGTGACCCACGAAAGGCTCCCCAACCAGGACATGTACCGCGGCATCTCGGCCGGGTGGCCGGCGGTGCTGGCGAACCTGAAGTCACTGCTCGAAACCGGCGAGGTCCTTCCGCAGGCGCCCTGGGAGATGTCGAGCGCGCACGTCTGAGGAGCCTCAGCCGTAAAGCCCCCGAACTCATTGAAAAGGGAACCCTCGGCCGGATCGGTTGGAATGCCAGATGTTCTGGCATGGCGTGCCGAGGGGACCGATGTCCCTTCGATGTCGAGACTTTCCGTGGTCATGTCATGACCCGGCGTGTCCCGACCGTCGGCCTGCCCGTGTCCCACGCGCCACGCGTGAGGGGCGGGACGGCGGCCGGGTGTGCCGTCCCCCACGGTTCGTCTCACACGGAGGACTTCAATGACGACCATCGACCGCCGAGGGTTCGCCCGGCTCGCCGGGCTCGGCGCCGTCGGATCACTCGTGGGCGCGGTTCCCCCGGCGCCCGCCTCTGCATCCCCCGTCTCGCCCGCGCGCGGGCTCGCCGCGCCGAGCCTGGACACCTGTCTGGAGGTCGCCCGCGATCTGCTGCTCGTGGACGAGCGCGACCGGGACCTGAAGCTGAAGTACCTGCGGGTGCTCATCGACGAGGGCCTGCCGAAGACGCGCTCGCCCAAGAAGGTGCTGGTGGTCGGGGCGGGCATCGCCGGCCTGGTGGCGGCCACGCTGCTCAAGCGGGCCGGCCACCAGGTCACGGTGATCGAGGCCAACGGCAACAGGATCGGCGGCCGCATCAAGACCTTCAGGAGCGGTTTCGCCGACCCGGCCCAGTACGCCGAGGCGGGCGCGATGCGCATCCCGGACTTCCACCCGCTGACGCTGGCCCTGGTCGACAAGCTGGGCATCCCGCGCCGCCCGTTCTACAACGTGGACGTGCGCCCGGGCGCGGTCGCGACCGGTCCCGTCCCGCCGGTCGTCTACACCGCGCGGGACGGCCACGTGTGGCGGTCGGGCCCGGTCAAGGGCAGGTTCGAGGCGCCGAAGCGGCTGAACCACACCTGGATCCGGGTGAACGGCATCATCCAGCGGCGCGACGAGTACGCGGCCGACCCGCGAAAGATCAACGCCTCGTTCGGCCTGAAGGACCGCAGGACCACCGCGCAGATCCTGGACGAGGCGCTGGACCCGGTCCGCGACCACATCTCGGTCGTCCGGGGCTCGGAGCGGGTGGACAAGCCGCTCCCGGAGCTGATCAAGGGCTGGGCGCGGGTGCTGCGCGAGTTCGACGGCTACTCGATGTACAACTTCCTGTCCGGGCACGCCAAGCTGAGCGACGCGGCCATCGACGCGATCGGCACGGTCGAGAACCTGACCTCGCGCCTGCCGCTGGCGTTCATGCACACGTTCCTGACGCGCAGCCTGGTGAACCCGGCGGCCACGTACTGGGAGCTGGCGGGCGGCAGCCGCCTGCTGCCGTACCGGCTGGAGCCGGGCCTGCGCGGGGAGATCCGCATGGACCGCCGCGCCGTGCGCATCACGACGTCCAAGAGCGGTGTGCGCATCGACACCGTGAGCGAGAAGGGCAGCGACGAGTCGTCCTCGGCGCCGCAGCGGCCCGCCGAGTCCTTCCACGGCGATGTCGCGATCATCACGATCCCCTTCCCGGCGCTGCGGCACGTCGAGATCGCCCCGGCGCTGTCGTACGCCAAGCGCCGCGCGATCATCGAGTTGCACTACGACTCGGCGACCAAGGTGCTGCTGGAGTTCAGCAAGCGGTGGTGGGAGTTCGACGAGGAGG containing:
- a CDS encoding ATP-binding protein, whose amino-acid sequence is MRDLLGAVELLGRAGSVSLARVYVRGLLMAAGRTGMDDVELLVGELVANAVAHSASGRRPGGVVSLKVYDDGKSVRVEVIDEGAPGAIPPVPVQVDPLSEGGRGLWLVRELSSAWGWADGGGGRTVWFEVTP
- a CDS encoding ArsR/SmtB family transcription factor; translated protein: MSLEARAMDAVFKALADPTRRLLLDRLREHNGQTLSELCERLNMARQSATQHLDVLQRANLVTVVRRGRERLHYLNPAPIHEIEERWISEFDRPRLRAISAIKNQAEEYAMTSGTTTVPSYVYVTYIRAGAEQVWQALTDADLTARYWAHANVSDWQAGSTWEHRRVDGSGVVDVVGKVITTEPPTRLVITFEDSPDLESPREPSVVTFLIEPHEDIVRLTVTHERLPNQDMYRGISAGWPAVLANLKSLLETGEVLPQAPWEMSSAHV
- a CDS encoding DUF397 domain-containing protein; protein product: MDLTGAKWRKSSWSSGDGGTCVEVAANLPGLVAVRDSKNPLGPALTFSHIEWHAFLHAAKAGDV
- a CDS encoding winged helix-turn-helix transcriptional regulator, whose protein sequence is MSADVAWTPPEPADAEQACPIGPAVEVVFSRWTTPILWTLDRHGRQRFVELQGRLPSITPKVLTDTLRRMERDGVITRTYHPEVPPRVEYEISDLGRTLAPLFAHLNQWATANMSKVDQSRHAYDTRPPR
- the istA gene encoding IS21 family transposase produces the protein MLSVEDWAEIRRLHRGEGMAIRAIARRLGISKNTVKKALGCHQPPRYERVARGSIVDAVEPQIRVLLAEFPAMPSTVIMERVGWTRGRSVIFDRIAQLRPLFQPVDPASRTEYQPGELAQCDLWFPAVQVPLGFGQAGRPPVLVMVSGYSRIIAARMLPSRQSPDLLAGHWALISEWGRAPKALVWDNEAAVGQWRGGKPQLTETMNAFRRTLGLKVIQCRPADPEAKGLVERANGYLETSFLPGRSFTGPHDFNTQLAQWLVRANQRIHRRLHCRPADRWQADHQAMLELPPVPPVTGWRHTTRLPRDHYVRLDSNDYSVHPGVIGRRIEVVADLEHITVTCQGQPVARHERCWADHQTITDPAHAAAAAQLRKTHRAPASCPAELQVEQRALTDYDRMFGLIGDDREGAA
- a CDS encoding flavin monoamine oxidase family protein → MTTIDRRGFARLAGLGAVGSLVGAVPPAPASASPVSPARGLAAPSLDTCLEVARDLLLVDERDRDLKLKYLRVLIDEGLPKTRSPKKVLVVGAGIAGLVAATLLKRAGHQVTVIEANGNRIGGRIKTFRSGFADPAQYAEAGAMRIPDFHPLTLALVDKLGIPRRPFYNVDVRPGAVATGPVPPVVYTARDGHVWRSGPVKGRFEAPKRLNHTWIRVNGIIQRRDEYAADPRKINASFGLKDRRTTAQILDEALDPVRDHISVVRGSERVDKPLPELIKGWARVLREFDGYSMYNFLSGHAKLSDAAIDAIGTVENLTSRLPLAFMHTFLTRSLVNPAATYWELAGGSRLLPYRLEPGLRGEIRMDRRAVRITTSKSGVRIDTVSEKGSDESSSAPQRPAESFHGDVAIITIPFPALRHVEIAPALSYAKRRAIIELHYDSATKVLLEFSKRWWEFDEEDWKRELGPRYRPGRATHVMGGGSVADNANRFTYYPSHRVPGSEGGVVLASYVWADDAARWDSMDDRERYSYALRNLREVHGDRVAEFYTGHGQTQSWLRNRYAFGEAAVFTPGQMTEIHPAIPVPEGRLHFAGEHTSLKHAWIEGSLESAVRAALEVNA
- the istB gene encoding IS21-like element helper ATPase IstB, encoding MTGHNATSRNTTGASRNLAGEIAYLTRALKAPSLAGAVERLAERARDQGWSHEEFLAACLQREVAARESHGGEGRIRAARFPARKSLEEFDFDHQRSLKRDTITHLGTLDFITGKENMVFLGPPGTGKTHLSIGIGLRACQAGHRVAFATAAEWVARLADAHHAGRLQDELIKLGRIPLLIIDEVGYIPFEAEAANLFFQLVSSRYERASLIVTSNKPFGRWGEVFGDDVVAAAMIDRLVHHAEVISMKGDSYRLKDRDLGRVPPAGKTND
- a CDS encoding helix-turn-helix domain-containing protein — protein: MPNPIQINPDESPQARFAYELRRHRLQAGWTQLHLSQMLTVSVSMVGMLETSRRRPDRRFAEACDKIFRLDGVFVELWKQTRWESAPEHFRDFAAAEAQASVLQVWDPLLIPGLFQVEPYARRIFEDEPGIAAETVDQRVANRLQRQAMLTSKKAPMVYSLIDEGVLHRPLGGADIMSEQLAWLLKMAELPRVTIQIVPYTSWSTLGLQASFTVAEQRGTPHSAYVESAPRGLTIENRETIAALVGRFDALRAAALPQNLSLDIIKDVMAQWI